In a single window of the Anguilla rostrata isolate EN2019 chromosome 4, ASM1855537v3, whole genome shotgun sequence genome:
- the mknk2b gene encoding MAP kinase-interacting serine/threonine-protein kinase 2b, producing the protein MVQNKIAEVTGFHRSFKGQNPFESDDFSKTDSRLLDPTFRFDCPTRPDMPSSQPIDIPDAKKRNKKKKRCRATDSFSGRFEDVYRLQEEILGEGAYARVQTCVNLITNKEYAVKIISKRPGHSRSRVFREVEMLYQCQGHRNILELVEFFEEEEKFYLVFEKLRGGSILAHIHKRRHFNEQEASVVVQDIARALDFLHNKGMAHRDLKPENILCEQEDRISPVKICDFDLGSGIKLNSDSSPISTPELLTPCGSAEYMAPEVVEAFSEEASMYDKRCDLWSLGVILYIMLSGYPPFVGRCGGDCGWEWGQPCHACQNMLFESIQEGKYEFPEKDWAHISPSAKDLISKLLVRDAKNRLSAAQVLRHPWVLEGAPNTSPTSILHQRNSSVRDLGVFAGQAAAVNRELAEREEQASGGSAAAPPVVTAGSCSSVRLSPPSGSQLARRRQRSSLLKGAPVSASELRQLLAPLVIVGDCA; encoded by the exons ATGGTGCAGAATAAGATCGCCGAGGTCACGGGATTCCATCGCTCGTTCAAG GGTCAGAACCCTTTTGAATCCGATGACTTCTCTAAAACAGACTCTCGTCTCCTTGATCCAACCTTCCGTTTTGACTGCCCCACGCGACCAG ACATGCCGTCCAGCCAGCCTATCGACATCCCAGACgccaaaaagagaaacaagaagaagaagaggtgCCGGGCGACAGACAGCTTTTCGGGGCGGTTCGAGG atgtttACCGGCTGCAGGAGGAGATTCTAGGAGAAGGGGCTTATGCCAGAGTCCAGACCTGTGTTAACCTCATCACCAACAAGGAGTATGCAGTCAAG atCATCAGTAAGAGGCCGGGACACAGCCGAAGCCGCGTCTTCAGGGAGGTGGAGATGCTGTACCAGTGCCAGGGTCACAG AAACATCCTGGAACTGGTCGAGTTCTTTGAGGAAGAAGAGAAGTTTTACCTGGTATTCGAGAAGCTGAGAGGAG gctccattttggctcacatCCACAAGAGACGGCACTTTAACGAGCAGGAGGCCAGCGTGGTGGTGCAGGACATCGCCAGGGCGCTCGACTTCCTGCATAACAAAG GAATGGCGCACCGAGACCTCAAGCCAGAGAACATCCTGTGTGAGCAGGAGGACCGG ATCTCGCCTGTGAAGATCTGTGATTTTGACCTGGGCAGCGGCATCAAGCTGAACAGCGACAGCTCTCCCATCTCCACCCCGGAGCTCCTGACcccg tgCGGCTCAGCGGAGTACATGGCCCCGGAGGTGGTGGAGGCCTTCAGTGAGGAGGCCAGCATGTACGACAAGCGCTGCGACCTGTGGAGTCTGGGGGTGATCCTGTACATCATGCTGAGCGGGTACCCCCCCTTCGTGGGGCGCTGCGGGGGCGACTGCGGCTGGGAGTGGGGGCAGCCCTGCCACGCCTGCCAG AACATGCTGTTCGAGAGCATCCAGGAGGGCAAGTACGAGTTCCCCGAAAAAGACTGGGCGCACATCTCCCCCAGCGCCAAGGACCTCATCTCCAAGCTGCTGGTTCGGGACGCCAAGAACCGCCTGAGCGCGGCCCAGGTGCTGCGGCACCCCTGGGTGCTGGAG ggGGCTCCAAACACCTCCCCAACGTCTATATTGCATCAGAG gAACAGCAGTGTGCGGGACCTGGGCGTGTTCGCGGGGCAGGCGGCCGCCGTGAACCGCGAGCTGGCCGAGCGGGAGGAGCAGGCCAGCGGGGGGAGCGCGGCGGCGCCCCCGGTGGTCACCGCCGGGTCCTGCTCCTCCGTGCGCCTGTCCCCGCCCTCCGGCTCGCAGCTGGCCAGGCGCAGGCAGCGCAGCAGCCTCCTGAAGGGGGCGCCGGTGTCTGCCTCCGAGCTGCGGCAGCTGCTCGCGCCGCTGGTCATCGTGGGGGACTGCGCCTga